The following proteins come from a genomic window of Campylobacter concisus:
- the rmuC gene encoding DNA recombination protein RmuC has product MQQDFYFYAAIFLGVLFLIAIFVIYSFNRDKFELKRNLTQKEQENFEISSNLINLVSKNSENLQLISEQKARLMSNHERIDELISEIDTLKAKIAQKDEAEDAMERVINELKESIGTANERAKNNEANFTATLAELNQNKNALVEASERENRLKRDMAVLRNEIEAKENSLKEQEANLLKVKNELNLEFSNLANKIFEEKSANFTQNSQNSLDLLLKPLKEQISTFQERVNAVHDESVKGMSALGTQIKHISEIGISMSKEANSLATALKGSNKTLGNWGEIQLERTFEASGLVKDEHYLTQQNFKNEEGKRLIPDFIVKIPDGKHLIVDSKVSLIAYEKAITASNEEELNLALKEHIASMKNHIDGLNSKNYGEIVPDSPDFVLMFIPIEPAYIEAMKFDSSLFDYAFQKRVILVSHATLMPILRTVANLWRIERGNEEAKNIVKSAIKIYDKVRNVTEHMNRLSNTLNTANKHFNALASSFSGRDGLVSRLENFKRLSPDEQKDIEVKEIGVNNELEKED; this is encoded by the coding sequence ATGCAACAAGATTTCTATTTTTATGCTGCCATATTTTTAGGAGTACTATTTTTGATTGCGATATTTGTCATCTATTCATTTAATAGAGACAAATTCGAGCTAAAAAGAAATTTGACACAAAAAGAGCAAGAAAATTTTGAAATTTCATCAAATCTAATAAATTTAGTATCTAAAAATAGTGAAAATCTGCAACTAATTAGCGAGCAAAAAGCAAGGCTTATGTCAAATCATGAACGTATCGACGAGCTTATCAGTGAGATAGATACGCTAAAAGCCAAAATAGCACAAAAAGACGAAGCTGAAGATGCAATGGAGCGCGTGATAAATGAGCTTAAAGAGAGTATCGGAACGGCAAATGAACGAGCTAAGAATAACGAGGCAAATTTCACTGCAACTCTAGCCGAGCTAAATCAAAATAAAAATGCTTTAGTTGAAGCAAGCGAGAGAGAAAATAGATTAAAACGTGATATGGCTGTGCTTAGAAATGAAATAGAAGCAAAAGAAAATAGCCTAAAAGAGCAAGAGGCAAATTTATTAAAAGTAAAAAATGAGTTAAATTTGGAATTTTCTAATCTTGCAAATAAAATTTTTGAAGAAAAAAGTGCAAATTTCACACAAAATAGCCAAAATTCTTTAGATCTTTTACTAAAGCCGCTAAAGGAGCAAATTTCAACCTTTCAAGAGCGCGTAAATGCAGTCCACGACGAATCAGTTAAAGGCATGAGCGCGCTAGGAACGCAGATTAAGCACATAAGTGAGATTGGTATCTCAATGTCAAAAGAGGCAAACTCACTAGCCACTGCACTAAAAGGTAGCAATAAAACACTTGGAAACTGGGGTGAAATACAGCTTGAACGCACATTTGAGGCTTCTGGACTTGTAAAAGATGAGCATTACTTGACGCAACAAAATTTCAAGAACGAAGAAGGCAAACGTCTTATTCCTGATTTTATAGTAAAGATACCAGATGGTAAGCATTTAATAGTTGATTCTAAAGTCTCACTTATAGCTTACGAAAAGGCTATCACAGCCAGCAATGAGGAGGAGCTAAATTTAGCATTAAAAGAGCATATTGCTTCTATGAAAAATCACATAGATGGCTTAAATAGTAAAAATTACGGTGAGATCGTACCTGATAGTCCTGATTTTGTATTGATGTTTATACCAATTGAGCCAGCATATATCGAGGCTATGAAATTTGATAGTTCTCTTTTTGACTATGCATTTCAAAAGCGCGTAATACTAGTTTCTCACGCTACGCTTATGCCTATTCTTCGCACAGTGGCAAATTTATGGCGCATAGAGCGTGGCAATGAAGAGGCTAAAAATATCGTAAAGAGTGCGATTAAAATTTATGATAAAGTCCGCAATGTGACCGAGCATATGAATAGACTTAGCAATACACTAAATACTGCAAATAAACATTTTAACGCCCTTGCATCAAGTTTTAGTGGTAGAGATGGCCTTGTTAGTAGACTTGAAAATTTTAAACGCTTGTCCCCAGATGAGCAAAAAGATATAGAAGTAAAAGAGATCGGCGTAAATAACGAATTAGAAAAAGAGGATTAG
- a CDS encoding DUF5339 domain-containing protein has translation MKKSLLVLTTLGFALSLNAADLTDTCKSYFSDIDKMVEAYKKAGQEQQVKIYEDQKKQSMDQLAALPKEQQDTTCKQAKEMFAQVMEQMKKQGLLK, from the coding sequence ATGAAAAAATCACTTTTAGTTTTAACTACTCTTGGCTTTGCACTAAGCCTAAACGCTGCAGATCTTACAGATACTTGCAAATCATACTTCTCAGACATCGACAAAATGGTCGAAGCTTACAAAAAAGCTGGTCAAGAGCAACAAGTAAAAATTTATGAAGATCAAAAGAAACAATCAATGGACCAACTTGCTGCACTTCCAAAAGAGCAACAAGACACTACTTGCAAACAAGCTAAAGAGATGTTTGCTCAAGTAATGGAACAAATGAAAAAACAAGGTCTTTTAAAATAA
- a CDS encoding ferritin family protein, giving the protein MRQYETYKCEKCGNEIEVQKVGGGTLTCCGEEMKCVTENLTAVNLMKAFAGESQARSKYELYGDLAKEAGYHAIARHFYEAAENEKWHARAEFKKYHEMMNDPIDKMDKNLLDAAAGENYEHTTMYPDFAKIAKEEELRDVERLFNAIGKVEVEHEREYLELKKMLDEEGFFESDEEDIWVCEVCGHVHRGKKAPGACPLCKAPKEYFKREFLG; this is encoded by the coding sequence ATGAGACAGTATGAAACATACAAATGCGAAAAATGCGGCAACGAGATCGAGGTACAAAAAGTTGGTGGCGGCACACTAACCTGTTGCGGCGAAGAGATGAAATGTGTGACTGAAAATTTAACAGCAGTAAATTTAATGAAGGCATTTGCTGGCGAGTCACAAGCTAGAAGCAAGTACGAGCTTTACGGCGACCTAGCCAAAGAAGCAGGCTATCACGCAATAGCCAGACACTTTTACGAAGCAGCTGAAAACGAGAAATGGCACGCAAGGGCTGAGTTTAAGAAATATCACGAGATGATGAACGATCCGATCGATAAGATGGATAAAAATTTACTTGACGCTGCAGCTGGCGAAAACTACGAGCATACGACGATGTATCCAGACTTTGCAAAGATCGCAAAAGAAGAAGAGCTAAGAGATGTTGAGAGGCTATTTAACGCGATCGGCAAGGTCGAGGTTGAGCATGAAAGAGAGTATTTAGAGCTTAAAAAGATGCTTGATGAAGAGGGCTTTTTTGAGAGCGATGAGGAAGATATCTGGGTTTGTGAGGTATGTGGACACGTTCATAGAGGCAAAAAAGCTCCAGGCGCTTGCCCACTTTGCAAAGCTCCAAAAGAGTATTTTAAACGCGAATTTCTAGGCTAA
- a CDS encoding DUF2798 domain-containing protein, whose amino-acid sequence MIPVKFYKYVFAFIMSAFMAFFMSFVLTYLNLGFVDGFVKIWLIAYMKAFVVAYPVLLLVSPFVTKLTQILCKK is encoded by the coding sequence ATGATACCAGTAAAATTTTATAAATATGTTTTTGCGTTTATAATGTCAGCATTTATGGCTTTTTTCATGTCATTTGTGCTGACATATCTAAACCTTGGTTTTGTTGATGGCTTTGTTAAAATTTGGCTTATAGCTTACATGAAAGCTTTTGTGGTAGCATATCCTGTGCTTTTGCTAGTCTCTCCATTTGTAACAAAACTCACGCAAATTTTGTGTAAAAAATAA
- a CDS encoding NAD(P)H-dependent oxidoreductase — protein MSEILVVSGHTDLENSFANKIILGELKKHLPEAKFDILSELYKNYVIDVKAEQEKLVKADVIVLVYPFFWYGVPSLLQKWFEDVLVHGFSHGSSGDKLRGKKLVLSFTSGAPEELYKKEALQRYEIEEFLPPLKALANTCGMEFAGYIYSGGLSYQSRHDEAKLALMRQKALDHAKRLGELIGKIS, from the coding sequence AAGATAATCTTGGGCGAGCTAAAAAAGCACTTGCCAGAGGCTAAATTTGACATACTAAGCGAGCTTTATAAAAACTACGTGATAGACGTAAAAGCCGAGCAAGAAAAGCTAGTAAAGGCTGATGTGATCGTGCTTGTTTATCCATTTTTCTGGTACGGTGTGCCATCACTTTTACAAAAGTGGTTTGAAGACGTGCTAGTTCATGGCTTCTCTCATGGTAGCAGCGGAGATAAGCTACGTGGCAAGAAGCTAGTGCTTTCATTTACTTCTGGTGCGCCTGAGGAGCTTTATAAAAAAGAAGCACTTCAGCGCTATGAGATAGAGGAGTTTTTACCGCCGCTTAAGGCGTTAGCAAATACTTGTGGCATGGAGTTTGCAGGATATATTTATAGCGGAGGGCTATCATATCAAAGCAGACACGATGAGGCAAAGCTTGCTTTGATGAGGCAAAAGGCGCTTGATCATGCAAAGAGACTAGGGGAGCTGATAGGCAAAATTTCATGA